A single Arachnia propionica DNA region contains:
- a CDS encoding IMPACT family protein: MSEFLTIDSGIGDGVDVELEVKRSRFLTRLRRVTSEETARAVIEERRSKFFDARHHCSAFVLEPEARTARSSDDGEPAGTAGVPMLNVLTSNHLTDVVAVVTRYFGGVKLGAGGLVRAYSEAVAQAVAAAGTRRVELCSLLGIDADFASIGAVEDSLRGLILPSGAAVAVVGVDWGDRARITVAVPVTATGEFDAFLAALSAGTLTAVPAGQRWIDRPGG; this comes from the coding sequence ATGTCTGAGTTCCTCACCATCGACTCCGGGATCGGCGACGGGGTGGATGTGGAACTGGAGGTCAAACGATCCCGTTTCCTCACCCGGCTGCGCCGCGTCACCTCGGAGGAAACCGCTCGCGCGGTGATCGAGGAACGGCGCTCCAAGTTCTTCGACGCCCGTCACCACTGTTCCGCTTTCGTGCTGGAACCCGAAGCCCGCACCGCACGCTCCTCGGACGACGGGGAACCAGCGGGAACCGCGGGGGTGCCGATGCTGAACGTGCTGACCTCCAATCACCTGACCGACGTGGTGGCGGTGGTGACCCGCTACTTCGGGGGCGTCAAACTCGGCGCCGGCGGATTGGTACGGGCCTATTCCGAGGCCGTGGCCCAAGCGGTGGCGGCGGCCGGAACCAGACGGGTGGAGCTGTGCTCCCTGCTGGGAATCGACGCGGATTTCGCGAGCATCGGTGCTGTCGAGGACTCGCTGCGTGGTTTGATCCTGCCCTCCGGGGCCGCCGTCGCGGTGGTGGGGGTCGACTGGGGTGACCGCGCCCGGATCACCGTTGCGGTTCCGGTGACGGCCACCGGCGAATTCGACGCTTTCCTGGCGGCCCTCTCGGCCGGAACCTTGACCGCGGTCCCGGCGGGTCAGCGCTGGATCGACCGTCCCGGCGGCTGA
- a CDS encoding peroxiredoxin: MTARLTPGSPAPAFTLPNAEGVPVSLADHPSRAVIVYFYPAAMTPGCTTQAVDFTGAHAAFAAAGYTIIGISPDTVEKLAKFTAGSKIGFPLLSDPEHEALNAYGAFGTKKLYGKEIEGVLRSTFVIDVDAEGNGTIRVAQYNVRATGHVAKLRRELDV; the protein is encoded by the coding sequence ATGACTGCGCGCCTCACCCCGGGTTCCCCGGCCCCCGCCTTCACGTTGCCAAACGCGGAAGGAGTCCCGGTTTCGCTCGCCGACCACCCGTCCCGCGCGGTCATCGTCTACTTCTACCCCGCGGCGATGACGCCGGGTTGCACCACCCAGGCGGTGGACTTCACCGGCGCGCACGCCGCCTTCGCGGCGGCCGGCTACACCATCATCGGCATCTCCCCGGACACGGTTGAGAAGCTCGCGAAGTTCACGGCCGGCTCCAAGATCGGATTTCCTCTCCTGTCCGACCCGGAACACGAGGCGTTGAACGCCTACGGCGCCTTCGGGACCAAGAAACTGTACGGCAAGGAGATCGAAGGAGTCCTGCGTTCCACCTTCGTCATCGACGTGGACGCCGAGGGCAACGGAACCATCCGGGTCGCCCAGTACAACGTGAGGGCGACGGGGCACGTCGCGAAACTGCGCCGTGAACTCGATGTCTGA
- a CDS encoding DUF3618 domain-containing protein, giving the protein MDSDTTRTVDEIRAELASNRQSLAGAMEDLVDSVKPANIARRGIDDAKSFVAGEFQTIKEELRDEDGWRTDRLAIIGGALLGVALFAVTIYVLGRRNHE; this is encoded by the coding sequence ATGGACAGCGACACCACCCGCACCGTGGACGAGATCCGCGCCGAGCTGGCCAGCAACCGCCAAAGCTTGGCAGGCGCCATGGAGGACCTCGTTGATTCCGTGAAACCCGCGAACATTGCCAGGCGGGGCATCGACGACGCGAAGAGTTTCGTGGCGGGCGAATTCCAGACCATCAAGGAAGAGCTGCGTGACGAGGACGGCTGGCGCACCGACCGGCTCGCGATCATCGGGGGCGCGCTCCTAGGGGTGGCGTTGTTCGCCGTCACCATCTACGTGCTGGGGCGCCGGAACCACGAATGA
- a CDS encoding succinate dehydrogenase cytochrome b subunit: MAVTGVLFVAFVAVHLFGNLKVYAGADAFNHYAAWLREVGYPLLPKQSVLWALRIALAGSLLLHVSAALTLWLRGRRGRGAHRRGLHRNRTRAAAFMLPGGILILVFVLVHISDLTVGGPLASAFFRHPDPEMHAYANLVASFSRPWMAIFYMVVMLVIGFHIEHGWRTLLQDLGVTGRRFRQVWVAIGGLLALAVVLGNAMIPLLVLLGVIA; encoded by the coding sequence ATGGCGGTCACAGGGGTGCTCTTCGTTGCCTTCGTGGCTGTGCATCTGTTCGGCAACCTGAAGGTTTACGCGGGGGCTGACGCCTTCAACCACTACGCGGCGTGGCTGCGTGAGGTCGGCTACCCGCTGCTTCCCAAGCAGAGCGTGTTGTGGGCGTTGCGAATCGCCTTGGCGGGTTCGTTGCTGCTGCACGTCTCAGCGGCGCTGACCCTATGGTTGAGGGGGCGGCGCGGCCGCGGTGCTCATCGGCGCGGCCTGCACCGAAATCGCACCCGCGCGGCGGCCTTCATGCTGCCCGGTGGGATCCTGATCCTGGTCTTCGTGCTGGTTCACATCAGCGACCTGACGGTGGGCGGTCCTCTGGCGTCTGCGTTCTTCCGGCACCCCGATCCCGAGATGCACGCCTACGCGAACCTCGTCGCCAGCTTCTCCCGTCCCTGGATGGCCATCTTCTACATGGTGGTGATGCTGGTGATTGGCTTCCACATCGAGCACGGCTGGCGCACCCTGCTGCAGGACCTCGGGGTCACGGGCCGCCGGTTCAGGCAGGTCTGGGTGGCCATCGGAGGCCTGCTGGCCCTGGCCGTGGTGCTGGGCAACGCCATGATTCCCCTTCTGGTGCTGCTGGGGGTGATCGCATGA
- a CDS encoding fumarate reductase/succinate dehydrogenase flavoprotein subunit, protein MTTTTNRPRPVEMLATGMLDPHLPEGDPRTAWERRKAEYKLVSPANRKKYTVIVIGTGLAGSGVAAALGELGYKVESFTFHDAPRRAHSVAAQGGINAARARKVDGDSLTRFVTDTVKGGDFRGREADVWRLAEESVRVIDHMNAIGAPFAREYGGQLATRSFGGVQVSRTYYTRGQTGQQLQIAGAQALLRQVERGTVKLHTRHEMLDLIVADGRAQGVVVRDLVTGRVSVTTGHAVVLATGGYGSVFFHSTLAMNSNATATWRAHRRGAFFASPSFIQFHPTALPVSSHWQSKTTLMSESLRNDGRIWVPVTPGDERAPGDIPETERDYYLERRYPAFGNLTPRDIASRAARTEIEAGRGVGPLKNSVYLDFRDAISRLGRTVIAERYGNLFEMYRDATGEDPYEEPMRIAPGAHFTMGGLWCDFNQMTSVPGLFVGGEAGNNYHGANRLGANSLLSACVDGWFTLPLAIPNYLAGLAGQPLLDVDAPEATEALGDVRGRIDHLVNNPGHTRPATFHRRLGEILYTGCGVSRSEAGLTRALEQVQELREEFWRDVRVTGTDDRLNQELEKAGRVADFLELAELMITDALDRQESCGAHFREEYALPDGEAKRDDKRWCNVSAWETNPAGQHRRYQEPLRFESVKLQVRNYR, encoded by the coding sequence ATGACCACGACGACCAACCGGCCACGCCCCGTGGAGATGCTGGCCACCGGGATGCTCGATCCCCACCTCCCCGAAGGTGACCCCCGCACCGCATGGGAACGCCGCAAGGCCGAGTACAAACTGGTGAGCCCGGCCAACCGCAAGAAGTACACCGTGATCGTGATCGGAACCGGGCTGGCCGGGTCCGGCGTGGCCGCGGCGCTGGGGGAGTTGGGCTACAAGGTGGAGAGCTTCACCTTTCACGACGCACCCCGCCGTGCGCACAGCGTCGCCGCCCAGGGCGGCATCAACGCCGCCCGTGCCCGGAAGGTGGACGGTGACTCGCTGACCCGGTTCGTCACGGACACCGTCAAGGGCGGCGACTTCCGGGGCAGGGAGGCCGACGTGTGGCGTCTGGCCGAGGAATCGGTGCGGGTGATCGACCACATGAACGCCATCGGCGCCCCGTTCGCCCGTGAATACGGCGGGCAGCTCGCCACCCGCTCCTTCGGTGGTGTGCAGGTTTCCCGCACCTACTACACGCGAGGCCAGACCGGCCAGCAACTCCAAATCGCCGGCGCACAGGCCCTGTTGCGCCAGGTGGAACGCGGCACGGTGAAGCTGCACACCCGCCATGAGATGCTGGACCTGATCGTCGCGGACGGCCGCGCCCAGGGAGTGGTGGTACGCGACCTGGTGACCGGACGGGTCAGTGTCACCACGGGACACGCGGTGGTGCTGGCCACCGGCGGCTACGGCAGTGTCTTCTTCCACTCCACCCTGGCGATGAACTCGAACGCCACCGCAACCTGGCGGGCCCACCGCCGCGGGGCCTTCTTCGCCAGCCCGAGTTTCATCCAGTTCCACCCCACCGCGCTGCCGGTGTCCTCACACTGGCAGTCCAAGACCACCCTGATGAGCGAGTCGCTGCGCAACGACGGGCGCATCTGGGTTCCGGTGACCCCGGGTGACGAACGTGCTCCCGGGGACATCCCGGAGACCGAGCGCGACTACTACCTGGAACGGCGCTACCCGGCGTTTGGGAACCTGACCCCGCGCGACATCGCATCCCGGGCCGCCCGCACGGAGATCGAGGCCGGCAGGGGAGTGGGGCCGCTCAAGAACTCCGTCTACCTGGACTTCCGTGATGCCATCTCCCGGCTGGGCAGGACTGTGATCGCGGAGCGTTACGGGAACCTCTTCGAAATGTACCGGGACGCGACGGGCGAGGATCCCTACGAGGAACCGATGCGCATCGCACCGGGAGCCCATTTCACCATGGGCGGGTTGTGGTGTGACTTCAACCAGATGACCAGCGTCCCTGGGCTGTTCGTCGGCGGGGAGGCCGGGAACAACTACCACGGCGCGAACCGGCTCGGGGCCAATTCCCTGCTCAGCGCCTGCGTCGACGGTTGGTTCACGCTTCCCCTGGCCATCCCCAACTACCTGGCTGGGCTGGCGGGGCAACCCCTTCTCGACGTGGACGCCCCCGAAGCCACGGAGGCGCTGGGAGATGTGCGCGGGCGTATCGACCACCTGGTCAACAACCCCGGACACACCCGGCCTGCCACATTCCATCGTCGTCTCGGTGAGATCCTCTACACGGGATGCGGGGTTTCACGCAGCGAGGCCGGGCTGACACGGGCCTTGGAACAAGTGCAGGAGTTGCGCGAGGAGTTCTGGCGTGATGTCCGGGTGACCGGCACCGACGACCGGCTCAACCAAGAACTGGAGAAGGCCGGGCGGGTTGCCGACTTCCTGGAACTGGCGGAGTTGATGATCACGGATGCGCTGGACCGCCAGGAGTCCTGCGGGGCGCATTTCCGTGAGGAGTACGCCCTCCCGGACGGGGAGGCCAAACGCGACGACAAACGCTGGTGCAACGTCTCGGCGTGGGAAACCAACCCGGCCGGCCAGCACCGCCGTTATCAGGAGCCGCTGCGATTCGAGAGCGTCAAACTGCAGGTGAGGAACTACCGATGA